From Granulicella cerasi, a single genomic window includes:
- the fliS gene encoding flagellar export chaperone FliS, with protein MMDEQQLMDSYREQTLSGATGIELVIALYDGAIRFLYRAVMAVEEEDARGRRIAVKKALDILMYLQARLRPDVGGKTAQALGDFYAAMFQLTLEASHRASAEELQEIILCIRNVRDAWMVVARDPEANKILPRELRTREEKFTAVPTHAVAQEFAAESTSRGWAA; from the coding sequence ATGATGGATGAGCAGCAGTTGATGGATAGTTATCGTGAGCAGACCTTGAGCGGTGCCACGGGCATTGAGCTTGTCATTGCGCTCTACGATGGAGCGATTCGTTTCCTTTACCGTGCCGTGATGGCGGTGGAGGAAGAGGATGCGCGGGGCCGTCGAATCGCGGTGAAGAAGGCCCTCGACATTCTGATGTACCTGCAAGCGCGACTGAGGCCGGATGTCGGCGGCAAAACTGCGCAGGCCCTGGGAGATTTCTATGCAGCGATGTTCCAGTTGACGCTGGAGGCTTCGCATCGCGCGTCGGCAGAGGAGCTGCAGGAGATCATTCTCTGCATCCGCAATGTGCGTGATGCATGGATGGTCGTCGCTCGTGATCCTGAGGCGAACAAGATTCTTCCGCGAGAGCTTCGCACGCGAGAAGAGAAGTTCACCGCTGTACCGACACACGCTGTAGCGCAGGAGTTCGCTGCGGAGAGCACTTCTCGTGGCTGGGCTGCGTAG